The Actinocatenispora sera genome has a window encoding:
- a CDS encoding FAD-binding oxidoreductase: protein MAVLDDLRAVCEARPAQPADRVVDVEPRFVAYPTSTGEVSRVLRAATAHELHVVVRGGGTKLHWGAPPTVADLILDTSRLTGVVEHAAGDLIAVIRAGTPIAEVARVLAERGQRLPLDEMLPGATLGGVVATGAAGPLRLRHGTARDQVIGLTMVRADGVVAHSGGKVVKNVAGYDLGRLLTGSYGTLGVLTEIAVKLTPVPAARAFVSRPVRSPGEVRDLSVRLKQERLAPAAMEVECPEPDSLRRTARVPGHPDLMVLLIEGTADGVAARAEKAVQVLGGDARADAEPPDWWGHYPFGPDDVALQVVTPVGQLFGPVYSMRDAARGTGMRIFCSPAAGVLHAAIPGDVDPDRAVEIVNAARTVAMSHGGHCTVLAAPPKIRPELDLWGPIEGIGLMRAVKQEFDPAGRLAPGRFVGGI, encoded by the coding sequence ATGGCGGTGCTGGACGACCTGCGCGCGGTGTGCGAGGCGCGCCCGGCGCAACCCGCCGACCGGGTGGTGGACGTCGAGCCGCGCTTCGTGGCGTACCCGACGTCGACCGGCGAGGTGTCCCGGGTGCTGCGTGCCGCCACGGCGCACGAGCTGCACGTGGTGGTGCGCGGCGGTGGGACGAAGCTGCACTGGGGCGCGCCACCGACCGTCGCCGACCTGATCCTGGACACGTCCCGGCTGACCGGGGTGGTGGAGCACGCCGCCGGTGACCTGATCGCGGTGATCCGCGCCGGTACCCCGATCGCCGAGGTGGCGCGGGTGCTCGCCGAGCGCGGGCAGCGGCTGCCGCTGGACGAGATGCTGCCCGGCGCGACGCTCGGCGGCGTGGTCGCCACCGGCGCGGCCGGACCGCTGCGGCTGCGCCACGGTACGGCGCGGGACCAGGTGATCGGGCTGACGATGGTGCGGGCCGACGGGGTGGTCGCGCACTCCGGCGGCAAGGTGGTGAAGAACGTCGCCGGCTACGACCTGGGCCGGCTGCTCACCGGGTCGTACGGGACGCTCGGGGTGCTCACCGAGATCGCGGTGAAGCTGACCCCCGTCCCGGCGGCGCGGGCGTTCGTGTCCCGGCCGGTGCGCAGCCCCGGCGAGGTCCGCGACCTGTCGGTACGGCTCAAGCAGGAACGGCTGGCGCCCGCCGCGATGGAGGTCGAGTGCCCGGAGCCGGACAGCCTGCGGCGGACGGCGCGGGTACCCGGTCACCCCGATCTGATGGTGCTACTGATCGAGGGCACCGCCGACGGGGTGGCGGCGCGGGCGGAGAAGGCGGTCCAGGTGCTCGGCGGCGACGCCCGCGCCGACGCCGAACCGCCGGACTGGTGGGGCCACTACCCTTTCGGCCCGGACGACGTCGCGCTGCAGGTGGTCACCCCGGTCGGGCAGCTGTTCGGCCCGGTGTACTCGATGCGCGACGCCGCCCGCGGTACCGGCATGCGGATCTTCTGCTCGCCGGCCGCCGGCGTGCTGCACGCCGCGATCCCCGGCGACGTCGACCCGGACCGCGCGGTCGAGATCGTCAACGCCGCCCGTACCGTCGCGATGAGCCACGGCGGCCACTGCACGGTGCTCGCCGCGCCGCCGAAGATCCGGCCGGAGCTCGACCTGTGGGGGCCGATCGAGGGCATCGGGCTGATGCGCGCGGTCAAGCAGGAGTTCGACCCGGCCGGCCGGCTCGCTCCCGGCCGTTTCGTCGGAGGGATCTGA
- a CDS encoding DNA-formamidopyrimidine glycosylase family protein — protein sequence MPELPEVEAARAVIERAGLGRRITDVDDSDRYVCRPHPPGEIRRALRGRTLVAAHRRGKSMWCETDSAARSVPLGIHLGMSGKIVVVDADGAEVDGGDHWEGGRRPGDYRWARFGLAFADGGRLLLVDPRRLGRVRLDPPVDRLGPDAETITPAQFRSALAAGAAAPVKARLLDQRRLAGIGNLLADEILWQARVHPGRPVADLTDDDRRRLLRATRAALRASIRAGGVHELTIVGLRRAGASCPRDHVPMTRGTIGGRTTWWCPAEQRR from the coding sequence ATGCCGGAGCTCCCCGAGGTGGAGGCCGCCCGGGCGGTGATCGAACGCGCCGGGCTCGGCCGCCGGATCACCGACGTCGACGACTCCGACCGGTACGTGTGCCGGCCGCATCCGCCCGGGGAGATCCGCCGGGCGTTGCGCGGCCGTACCCTCGTCGCGGCGCACCGGCGCGGCAAGAGCATGTGGTGCGAGACGGACTCCGCGGCACGGTCGGTACCGCTGGGCATCCATCTCGGCATGTCCGGCAAGATCGTCGTGGTCGACGCGGACGGGGCCGAGGTCGACGGCGGCGACCACTGGGAAGGCGGCCGGCGGCCCGGTGACTACCGCTGGGCCCGGTTCGGCCTGGCGTTCGCCGACGGCGGCCGGCTGCTGCTGGTCGATCCGCGCCGCCTGGGCCGGGTACGGCTGGACCCGCCGGTCGACCGGCTGGGCCCGGACGCGGAGACGATCACCCCGGCGCAGTTCCGGTCCGCGCTGGCGGCCGGCGCGGCGGCACCGGTCAAGGCCCGCCTGCTGGACCAGCGCCGCCTCGCCGGGATCGGCAACCTGCTCGCCGACGAGATCCTGTGGCAGGCCCGGGTACATCCGGGCCGCCCGGTCGCCGACCTCACGGACGACGACCGGCGACGGCTGCTGCGGGCCACCCGGGCCGCGTTGCGCGCCTCCATCCGGGCCGGCGGCGTACACGAACTGACCATCGTCGGGTTGCGCCGGGCCGGCGCCAGCTGCCCGCGAGACCACGTGCCGATGACGCGCGGCACGATCGGCGGCCGTACCACTTGGTGGTGCCCCGCCGAGCAACGCCGCTGA
- a CDS encoding GntR family transcriptional regulator, whose translation MVDWAKVKPGAFTPVYVQIAQLVRDAISSGEFGPGDRLPSETFVQQATGVNRLTVRKSYRILIDEGLIVTVQGRGSFVLPVDET comes from the coding sequence ATGGTCGATTGGGCGAAGGTCAAGCCGGGTGCGTTCACGCCCGTCTACGTGCAGATTGCCCAGTTGGTTCGAGACGCCATCTCGTCCGGCGAGTTCGGCCCCGGCGACCGGCTCCCCTCCGAGACGTTCGTGCAGCAGGCAACGGGCGTCAACCGCCTGACCGTGCGCAAGTCGTACCGGATCTTGATCGACGAGGGGCTGATCGTCACCGTGCAGGGGCGCGGCAGCTTCGTCCTCCCTGTCGACGAGACCTGA
- a CDS encoding sensor histidine kinase, with product MRALPRFPVPVDRHLGPVLMWIGAAVLTVLLTVNTLPPPLGTGGGYAHAGPAAVAGTVAVAAALLWRYPLAALAVLAAGAVAAAGVLAGQQFIPGVQPGDRLRVGFGEMIPVYVALCYVSATRSRRTALIALGLGVLVPAGYDVFALARGPGPHLAEYQAPVLYAAVFAWVVGQSIRKSRQLASASRAQAAERAMTAERLRLARELHDMVAHSVGIIAIQAGVGNRVIHTQPDAAQEALRVIETSSREALSGLRRTLVALRRADPAGPEPAGTPGLAEVDRLVAGAAEAGIEVSVRRTGTVRAMPAAVDLAAYRIVQESVTNVIRHSTARSCRIDLAYRPTELCVEVVDDGRPGAEPGRGTGTGHGFGIVGMRERAALLDGHLDAGPLPDRGFRVTAALPIPATTAEPAPTPNPEPA from the coding sequence ATGCGCGCCCTTCCCCGGTTTCCCGTGCCGGTCGACCGCCACCTGGGCCCGGTACTGATGTGGATCGGCGCCGCCGTGCTGACGGTTCTGCTCACCGTCAACACGCTGCCGCCACCTCTCGGTACCGGCGGTGGGTACGCGCACGCCGGGCCCGCCGCGGTGGCCGGCACGGTGGCGGTCGCCGCGGCGCTGCTGTGGCGGTACCCGCTGGCGGCGCTGGCGGTGCTCGCCGCCGGCGCCGTGGCCGCGGCCGGTGTGCTCGCCGGGCAGCAGTTCATCCCGGGCGTGCAGCCGGGCGATCGGCTGCGGGTCGGGTTCGGCGAGATGATCCCGGTGTACGTGGCGCTGTGCTACGTCTCGGCGACCCGGTCGCGCCGCACCGCGCTCATCGCGCTGGGTCTCGGCGTGCTCGTCCCCGCCGGGTACGACGTGTTCGCGCTGGCGCGCGGGCCCGGCCCGCACCTCGCGGAGTACCAGGCGCCGGTGCTGTACGCGGCGGTGTTCGCCTGGGTGGTCGGGCAGTCGATCCGGAAGAGCCGGCAGCTCGCCAGCGCGTCCCGGGCGCAGGCCGCCGAGCGCGCGATGACCGCCGAACGGCTGCGCCTCGCCCGCGAGCTGCACGACATGGTCGCGCACAGCGTCGGCATCATCGCCATCCAGGCGGGCGTCGGCAACCGGGTCATCCACACCCAGCCGGACGCGGCGCAGGAGGCGCTGCGGGTCATCGAGACGAGCAGCCGGGAGGCGCTGTCCGGGCTGCGCCGTACCCTCGTCGCCCTGCGCCGGGCCGATCCCGCCGGGCCGGAACCGGCCGGTACGCCGGGGCTCGCCGAGGTCGACCGGCTCGTCGCGGGCGCCGCCGAGGCCGGCATCGAGGTCTCCGTGCGCCGGACCGGCACGGTACGGGCGATGCCCGCCGCCGTGGACCTCGCCGCGTACCGGATCGTGCAGGAGTCGGTCACGAACGTCATCCGGCACTCGACCGCCCGGTCCTGCCGGATCGACCTGGCCTACCGGCCGACCGAGCTGTGCGTCGAGGTCGTCGACGACGGCCGGCCCGGCGCCGAACCCGGCCGCGGTACGGGAACCGGGCACGGGTTCGGCATCGTCGGGATGCGCGAGCGGGCGGCCCTGCTCGACGGCCACCTGGATGCCGGGCCGCTACCCGACCGCGGCTTCCGCGTCACCGCCGCCCTGCCGATCCCGGCGACAACCGCCGAACCGGCGCCCACCCCGAACCCGGAACCGGCCTGA
- a CDS encoding SDR family oxidoreductase: MRVVVAGGHGKIALRLTRQLVARSEAVVGLIRNPDQADELRELGAHPVVLDLESATPEQVAEQVRHADAVVFAAGAGAGSGAERKQTMDRNGAILLADAARLAGVQRYLLVSSMGAGAPPRPGTDEVFAAYQRAKGEAEEELRHRQDLALTILRPGRLTDDPGTGRVRLAPEVEPGEVTRDDVAWVLAALLDEPDTAGLTLELVGGGASIAQAVSSVARTGHGVRPEPNGP, encoded by the coding sequence ATGCGGGTGGTTGTGGCTGGTGGGCACGGGAAGATCGCACTCCGACTGACGCGCCAACTGGTTGCGCGTTCCGAGGCCGTGGTCGGCCTGATCCGCAATCCGGACCAGGCCGACGAACTTCGTGAGCTGGGCGCACATCCGGTCGTGCTGGATCTGGAGTCGGCGACTCCGGAACAGGTGGCCGAGCAGGTCCGGCACGCCGACGCGGTGGTGTTCGCCGCCGGCGCAGGCGCGGGCAGCGGCGCCGAACGCAAGCAGACGATGGACCGCAACGGCGCGATCCTGCTCGCCGACGCGGCCCGGCTGGCGGGCGTCCAGCGGTACCTGCTGGTCTCGTCGATGGGCGCCGGCGCACCACCGCGGCCGGGCACCGACGAGGTGTTCGCCGCGTACCAGAGGGCCAAGGGCGAGGCCGAGGAGGAGTTGCGGCACCGGCAGGACCTGGCGCTGACCATCCTGCGACCGGGCCGGCTCACCGACGACCCCGGTACCGGGCGGGTGCGGCTGGCGCCGGAGGTCGAGCCGGGCGAGGTGACCCGGGACGACGTGGCCTGGGTGCTGGCCGCACTGCTGGACGAGCCGGACACCGCAGGATTGACGTTGGAGCTGGTCGGCGGCGGTGCGTCGATCGCGCAGGCGGTCTCGTCGGTGGCCCGCACCGGGCACGGCGTCCGGCCGGAGCCGAACGGCCCCTGA
- the mycP gene encoding type VII secretion-associated serine protease mycosin yields MPWRLAVAALTMAALGAPVAAPTGADAAPQCSHGDSDNLDYQPWAVKRIAADRAWPISQGSGVTVAVLDSGVNAQHRQLAGRVEAGTDLVRGKGTADTDCAGHGSMVAGIIAGKRVDGSGFYGVAPEATILPIRIAEDLGTFEHGSPRIAAAIRYAVDHDATVINMSLTTEDSPQLRSAVGYAHEHGVVMVAATGNQADDKPRYPAAYPDVIAVGGIDSSGGHDSESVTGDWVDLAAPSTGIVAPAGIGSGYLSEKGTSFAAPVVAGTAALIRAYRPELTPDQVATRLEATADHPVDGHNDEVGYGVVNPYRALTEVLGEPNGAATAAGGALPAAASRTGAADPVRTAALWAAVGLLAVVIALLLLAVVVPAGRRRGWRPGLRGRLPGPRSTRRRPPDYDPTAPPPIEPEPPATTAVRLPGSDSSATFTVDVHLN; encoded by the coding sequence GTGCCGTGGCGGCTGGCGGTCGCGGCGCTGACGATGGCGGCGCTGGGTGCCCCGGTGGCCGCGCCGACCGGCGCCGACGCCGCCCCACAGTGCTCGCACGGCGACAGCGACAACCTCGACTACCAGCCCTGGGCGGTCAAGCGCATCGCCGCCGACCGGGCCTGGCCGATCAGCCAGGGCAGCGGTGTCACCGTCGCGGTGCTCGACTCCGGCGTCAACGCGCAGCACCGGCAGCTCGCCGGCCGGGTCGAGGCAGGCACCGACCTGGTCCGCGGCAAGGGGACCGCCGACACCGACTGCGCCGGGCACGGTTCGATGGTCGCCGGCATCATCGCCGGCAAGCGCGTCGACGGCTCCGGCTTCTACGGCGTGGCACCGGAAGCCACCATCCTGCCGATCCGGATCGCCGAGGACCTCGGCACGTTCGAGCACGGGTCGCCGCGCATCGCCGCCGCGATCCGGTACGCGGTGGACCACGACGCGACGGTCATCAACATGTCCCTGACCACCGAGGACAGCCCGCAACTGCGGTCCGCGGTCGGGTACGCGCACGAGCACGGCGTGGTCATGGTGGCCGCCACCGGCAACCAGGCCGACGACAAGCCCAGGTATCCGGCCGCGTATCCGGACGTCATCGCGGTCGGCGGCATCGACTCGTCCGGTGGCCACGACAGCGAGTCGGTGACCGGCGACTGGGTCGACCTGGCCGCGCCGAGCACGGGCATCGTCGCGCCGGCCGGCATCGGCTCCGGCTACCTTTCCGAGAAGGGCACGAGTTTCGCGGCGCCGGTGGTGGCCGGCACCGCGGCGCTGATCCGCGCGTACCGGCCGGAGCTGACGCCGGACCAGGTGGCGACCCGGCTGGAGGCCACCGCCGACCACCCCGTCGACGGGCACAACGACGAGGTCGGCTACGGCGTGGTCAACCCGTACCGGGCGCTCACCGAGGTGCTCGGCGAGCCGAACGGCGCCGCGACCGCCGCCGGTGGGGCGCTGCCCGCCGCGGCGAGCCGTACCGGCGCCGCGGACCCGGTCCGGACCGCGGCGCTGTGGGCGGCGGTCGGGCTGCTCGCCGTGGTGATCGCGCTGCTGCTCCTTGCCGTCGTCGTACCGGCCGGCCGGCGTCGCGGCTGGCGCCCCGGGCTGCGCGGCCGGCTGCCCGGGCCACGGTCGACCCGGCGCCGGCCCCCCGATTACGACCCGACCGCGCCGCCGCCGATCGAACCGGAACCGCCAGCCACCACCGCCGTACGGCTACCCGGCAGCGACAGCAGCGCCACCTTCACCGTCGACGTCCACCTCAACTGA
- a CDS encoding FAD-linked oxidase C-terminal domain-containing protein — protein MEVPARLAAVAERLAASLGPHAVLTDPAELRTYECDGLARYAVSPGLVVLPESTEQVAETVRACRDAGLPFVARGSGTGLSGGALPRSDGVLIVTSRMRRILEVDLDAECAIVEPGVINLAISREVSPAHYHYAPDPSSQQICSIGGNVAENSGGAHCLKYGFTAHHVTGLEIVTPDGDVVWLGAGKCRQSTGYDLLGVFIGSEGTLGIATKVVVRLVQTQQCVETILAAFPDMASAGEAVSAIIAAGITPAAIEMMDALSIEAAEQAVDCRYPDGAGAVLIVELDGPTDDVAAELAAVTARCEQSGAFELRRAADEYERGEIWKGRKSAFAAVGRISPDYIVQDGVIPRTALPEVLADIAALSERTGIRVANVFHAGDGNLHPLVLYDESVPGQGDAAEEVSGAILDLCIGHGGSITGEHGVGVDKAKHLPKMFTADDLDTMQLVRCAFDPAQRCNPGKVFPTPRLCGEVPRRGTAPHPAQAAGLAEAF, from the coding sequence ATGGAAGTGCCGGCCCGGCTCGCGGCAGTGGCCGAACGGCTCGCCGCTTCGCTCGGCCCGCACGCGGTGCTGACCGACCCCGCCGAACTGCGCACCTACGAGTGCGACGGCCTGGCCCGCTACGCGGTCAGCCCCGGGCTGGTCGTGCTGCCGGAATCCACCGAGCAGGTCGCCGAGACGGTGCGCGCCTGCCGCGACGCCGGCCTGCCGTTCGTGGCGCGCGGCTCCGGTACCGGACTGTCCGGCGGCGCGCTGCCTCGCTCCGACGGCGTGTTGATCGTGACCAGCCGGATGCGCCGCATCCTGGAGGTCGACCTGGACGCCGAGTGCGCGATCGTCGAGCCCGGCGTCATCAACCTGGCGATCAGCCGGGAGGTCTCCCCCGCGCATTACCACTACGCACCAGACCCGTCAAGCCAGCAGATCTGTTCCATCGGCGGCAACGTCGCAGAGAACTCGGGCGGTGCGCACTGTCTGAAATATGGCTTCACCGCGCACCACGTGACCGGCTTGGAGATCGTTACCCCGGATGGTGACGTGGTGTGGCTCGGTGCCGGCAAGTGCCGGCAGTCCACCGGTTACGACCTGCTCGGGGTGTTCATCGGGTCCGAGGGCACCCTGGGCATCGCGACGAAGGTGGTGGTCCGCTTGGTGCAGACCCAGCAGTGCGTCGAAACGATCCTCGCCGCGTTTCCCGACATGGCGTCGGCGGGCGAGGCGGTCAGCGCGATCATCGCTGCCGGCATCACCCCGGCCGCGATCGAGATGATGGACGCGCTGTCGATCGAGGCAGCCGAGCAGGCCGTCGACTGCCGCTATCCGGACGGCGCGGGCGCGGTGCTGATCGTCGAGCTGGACGGTCCGACCGACGACGTCGCCGCCGAACTGGCCGCGGTGACCGCGCGGTGCGAGCAGTCCGGCGCGTTCGAGCTGCGGCGCGCCGCCGACGAGTACGAGCGGGGCGAGATCTGGAAGGGCCGCAAGTCGGCGTTCGCCGCGGTCGGCCGGATCAGCCCGGACTACATCGTGCAGGACGGCGTGATCCCGCGTACCGCGCTGCCGGAGGTGCTGGCCGACATCGCCGCGCTGTCCGAGCGCACCGGGATCCGGGTGGCGAACGTGTTCCACGCCGGCGACGGCAACCTGCACCCGCTGGTGCTGTACGACGAGTCGGTGCCGGGGCAGGGCGACGCCGCCGAGGAGGTGTCCGGCGCGATCCTCGACCTGTGCATCGGCCACGGCGGCTCGATCACCGGTGAGCACGGCGTCGGCGTCGACAAGGCCAAGCACCTGCCGAAGATGTTCACCGCCGACGACCTGGACACCATGCAGCTGGTGCGGTGCGCGTTCGACCCGGCGCAGCGCTGCAACCCGGGCAAGGTCTTCCCCACGCCACGGCTGTGCGGCGAGGTGCCCCGCCGCGGTACGGCGCCGCATCCGGCGCAGGCGGCCGGCCTGGCGGAGGCGTTCTGA
- a CDS encoding SRPBCC family protein, with translation MPEYATTIEIAAPPSRVWQWFASQQALRRWLSPTLEIDLQVAGRYRMLGGDGETWISGQVLELVPEGKLILSWLEEGAGWVHPGRLVIELTATAGGTRVTLTHDGFAGIGTPTWRRTADTYQRGVAEHPVLDHLAAAVATGDVPTAVPADA, from the coding sequence ATGCCGGAGTACGCGACAACGATCGAGATCGCCGCGCCGCCCAGCCGGGTGTGGCAGTGGTTCGCGAGCCAGCAGGCGCTGCGCCGGTGGCTGTCGCCCACGCTGGAGATCGACCTGCAGGTGGCCGGGCGGTACCGGATGCTCGGCGGCGACGGCGAGACCTGGATCAGCGGCCAGGTCCTCGAACTCGTACCCGAGGGCAAGCTCATCCTGTCCTGGCTGGAGGAGGGCGCCGGCTGGGTGCATCCCGGCCGGCTGGTGATCGAGCTGACCGCCACCGCGGGCGGCACCCGGGTCACGCTCACCCACGACGGCTTCGCCGGCATCGGTACGCCGACCTGGCGGCGCACCGCCGACACGTACCAGCGCGGCGTCGCCGAGCACCCCGTCCTCGACCACCTCGCCGCGGCCGTGGCCACCGGCGACGTGCCCACCGCCGTACCCGCCGATGCCTGA
- the lpdA gene encoding dihydrolipoyl dehydrogenase, with amino-acid sequence MSTHFDVVVLGAGPGGYTAAVRSAQLGLRTAVVEAKYWGGVCLNVGCIPSKALLRNAELAHIFNAEQKTFGIQVDGTVTFDYGAAFQRSRKVADGRVKGVHFLMKKNKITEVQGKGTFVDAHTMTVALNDGGSETLTFDNCIIAAGTNTKLLPGTELSDRVVTYEEQILTDTLPSSIVIAGAGAIGVEFAYVLSNYGVKVTIVEFLDRLVPLEDAEVSAELAKRYKRLGIDVLTSTRVDGIEDTGSGVKVTVTRDGQQQVLEADKVLQAIGFAPRVEGYGLENTGVKLTDRGAIDVDGRCRTSTPGIYAIGDVTAKLMLAHAAEAMGIIAAETIGDAETMEVDFKMIPRATFCQPQIASFGYTEEQARDAGYDVKVAKFPFTANGKAQGLADPNGFVKILSDQKYGEILGAHLIGPDVTELLPELTLAQQWDLTVHEVARNVHAHPTLSEAVKEAVHGLSGHMINL; translated from the coding sequence GTGAGTACACACTTTGATGTCGTGGTCCTCGGCGCCGGCCCGGGCGGGTACACCGCGGCCGTGCGCAGCGCCCAGCTCGGCCTGCGTACCGCCGTCGTTGAGGCGAAGTATTGGGGCGGTGTCTGCCTGAACGTCGGCTGCATCCCGTCGAAGGCGCTGCTGCGCAACGCGGAGCTGGCGCACATCTTCAACGCCGAGCAGAAGACGTTCGGGATCCAGGTCGACGGCACGGTCACCTTCGACTACGGCGCCGCGTTCCAGCGCAGCCGCAAGGTCGCGGACGGCCGGGTCAAGGGCGTCCACTTCCTGATGAAGAAGAACAAGATCACCGAGGTCCAGGGCAAGGGCACCTTCGTCGACGCGCACACGATGACGGTGGCCCTGAACGACGGCGGCTCGGAGACGCTGACGTTCGACAACTGCATCATCGCCGCCGGCACCAACACCAAGCTGCTGCCCGGTACCGAACTGTCCGACCGGGTGGTCACCTACGAGGAGCAGATCCTCACCGACACGCTCCCGTCGAGCATCGTGATCGCCGGCGCCGGCGCGATCGGCGTCGAGTTCGCCTACGTGCTGAGCAACTACGGCGTCAAGGTCACCATCGTCGAGTTCCTCGACCGGCTGGTACCGCTGGAGGACGCCGAGGTGTCCGCCGAGCTGGCGAAGCGGTACAAGCGACTCGGCATCGACGTGCTCACCTCGACCCGGGTGGACGGCATCGAGGACACCGGCTCCGGGGTGAAGGTCACCGTGACCCGGGACGGTCAGCAGCAGGTGCTGGAGGCCGACAAGGTCCTGCAGGCGATCGGCTTCGCCCCGCGCGTCGAGGGGTACGGGCTGGAGAACACCGGCGTCAAGCTCACCGACCGGGGCGCGATCGACGTCGACGGCCGCTGCCGTACCTCGACCCCCGGCATCTACGCGATCGGTGACGTGACCGCGAAGCTGATGCTCGCGCACGCCGCCGAGGCGATGGGGATCATCGCGGCCGAGACGATCGGCGACGCGGAGACGATGGAAGTCGACTTCAAGATGATCCCGCGCGCCACCTTCTGCCAGCCGCAGATCGCGAGCTTCGGCTACACCGAGGAGCAGGCACGAGACGCCGGCTACGACGTGAAGGTCGCGAAGTTCCCGTTCACCGCGAACGGCAAGGCGCAGGGCCTGGCCGACCCGAACGGGTTCGTCAAGATCCTCTCCGACCAGAAGTACGGCGAGATCCTCGGCGCGCACCTGATCGGCCCGGACGTCACCGAGCTGCTGCCCGAGCTGACCCTGGCCCAGCAGTGGGACCTCACCGTGCACGAGGTGGCCCGCAACGTGCACGCCCACCCGACGCTCAGCGAGGCCGTCAAGGAGGCCGTCCACGGCCTGTCCGGCCACATGATCAACCTGTAG
- a CDS encoding (Fe-S)-binding protein codes for MTSEPDVLGAFDADHPPSRSLADDCVHCGFCLPSCPTYVLWGEEMDSPRGRIHLIQQGLSGEPLSDAMAGHFDACLGCLACVTACPSGVRYDELLNATRAQIERRHPRTRGERLLRALVFGLFPYPRRLKLLRAPLAAYRATGADRLGHRLARYLPPALATMEELAPPARRAPRLPTRVRARGRRRATVGLLTGCVQSAFFGSVSAATARVLALEGCEVLVPHRQGCCGALSAHTGRRDEAARFARATIDAFEAAGVDYVVTDSAGCGSAMKEYVELLADDPRYAGRAERLSARTRDVTELLVELGPVAPRHPVRRTVAYHDACHLAHAQKIRSAPRQLLRGIPELTLVEPAEAELCCGSAGVYNLLEPEPARELGDRKAERIRATGADLLVAGNPGCLLQITAALRRAGTPIPTAHTIELLDASLRGHVDHGVG; via the coding sequence GTGACCAGCGAACCGGACGTGCTGGGTGCCTTCGACGCCGACCATCCGCCGTCGAGGTCGCTCGCCGACGACTGCGTGCACTGCGGCTTCTGCCTGCCCAGCTGCCCGACCTACGTGCTGTGGGGCGAGGAGATGGACTCGCCGCGCGGCCGCATCCACCTGATCCAGCAGGGGCTCTCCGGCGAGCCGCTGTCCGACGCGATGGCCGGCCACTTCGACGCCTGCCTCGGCTGCCTGGCCTGCGTGACCGCCTGCCCGTCCGGCGTCCGGTACGACGAGCTGCTGAACGCCACGCGCGCCCAGATCGAGCGGCGACACCCGCGTACCCGGGGCGAGCGGCTGCTGCGCGCCCTCGTCTTCGGCCTCTTCCCGTACCCGCGCCGGTTGAAGCTGCTGCGCGCCCCGCTCGCCGCGTACCGGGCCACCGGCGCGGACCGGCTCGGTCACCGGCTGGCGCGGTACCTGCCGCCGGCGCTGGCGACCATGGAGGAGCTGGCGCCGCCGGCGCGGCGGGCCCCGCGGCTGCCCACCCGGGTACGCGCCCGGGGCCGGCGCCGCGCGACCGTGGGGCTGCTGACCGGCTGCGTGCAGTCCGCGTTCTTCGGCTCGGTGTCCGCCGCCACCGCGCGGGTGCTCGCGCTGGAGGGCTGCGAGGTGCTCGTTCCGCACCGGCAGGGCTGCTGCGGCGCGCTGTCCGCGCACACCGGACGGCGGGACGAGGCGGCCCGGTTCGCCCGCGCCACCATCGACGCGTTCGAGGCGGCCGGCGTCGACTACGTGGTCACCGACTCGGCCGGCTGCGGCTCGGCGATGAAGGAGTACGTGGAGCTGCTCGCCGACGATCCGCGCTACGCCGGGCGGGCCGAGCGGCTCTCCGCCCGTACCCGGGACGTCACCGAACTGCTGGTGGAGCTGGGGCCGGTGGCGCCGCGGCATCCGGTGCGCCGCACCGTCGCGTACCACGACGCGTGCCACCTGGCACACGCGCAGAAGATCAGGTCCGCGCCGCGCCAGCTGCTGCGCGGGATCCCGGAGCTGACCCTGGTCGAGCCGGCCGAGGCCGAGCTGTGCTGCGGCTCCGCCGGCGTGTACAACCTGCTCGAACCGGAACCGGCGCGCGAACTCGGCGACCGGAAGGCGGAGCGGATCCGGGCCACCGGCGCCGACCTGCTGGTCGCCGGCAACCCGGGCTGCCTGCTGCAGATCACCGCCGCGCTGCGCCGGGCCGGCACCCCGATCCCGACGGCGCACACGATCGAACTCCTCGACGCCTCCCTCCGCGGCCACGTCGATCATGGTGTCGGGTAG